Part of the Halorhabdus utahensis DSM 12940 genome, CCGACGACGAGCGAGTTTTCGCCCTCGGTGACGCGGCACTGGTCGACCAGCCGGGCGAGGATCCGGCCCCGCCGAACGCCCAGGCGGCCTGGCAGGCAGCCGACGTCGCCGCCGAGAACATCGCACGGTCGATCCGCGGCCAGCCACTGACGGAGTGGCGCTACGAGAACAAGGGGACGGTCGTCTCCGTCGGTGACGAGGCAGTCGCGACCGACGTACTGTACAGTCCAATCGAGACGTTCAATGGTCTGGGTGCGGAGTTGTTGAAGAAAGTCATCGCCGCCCGATGGATCGCCGACGTCAGCTCGTTCTCCCGGGCGTTCTCAGCCTGGCCGAACATGTAATGTTGACGCTGTCGTCAACCGGGACCGTCGTCTCCGAGCTGGGTTTTTCTCTCCGCTGAGAAACTCACTTACTGGGGACGGTGGGCCGCCTGCGGTGTCTCCTGTCTCTACCGGCGTTCAGGCCTCGGTCGCCGCTCGATCGTACGCGTTCTTCAGCGAGCCCAGGAACCGGTGGTACGGCAGCGGAACCCCGATCTGACGGGCGAGCAGCGCGACTGGCAACAGCATGATCCCGACGAGCAGCGTCACGTGGTACAGCACTGACAGACCGGCGCGGTACAGGTACGTTTCCATTTGTCCTCTCTTCAGGGTGGTCCGTTTCGAGTATATAAAGGTTGCTGAAGGATATATTATAGTATCGTAGATTATTATAATTCAATACGGCTACGTCATGCGATTCAAGTGGGATTGAACTATGTCCAATCACACAGGATACTGATCGGCCGAAAACATAACAGGCTCGTTGGAACCACGCGGCGTACTCATAAGTTATGGCCATTATCGAGGTGACGTGCGCACGGCCGAGTCGAGAACCTCGTGTCGGGATCGCCATCAGAAAATCATAAAGCACGAATAGGCTCGACGGTAGCATAGAAGTATGAACTACCTCGTGGCATTGGAAGCAGCCTGGCTGGTACGTGATGTAGAGAACATCGACGACGCGATCGGTGTGGCCGTCAGCGAGGCTGGCAAGCGCCTCAACGACCAGGACATGGACTACGTCGAAGTCGAAGTCGGTGCCACGACCTGCCCCGCCTGCGCGGAACCGTTCGACTCGGCGTTCATCGCGGCCGACACCGCCCTGGTCGGACTCGTCCTCGAAATGAAGGTGTTCAACGCCGAGAGCACCGAACACGCCCAGCGGATCGCCAAAAGTGAGATCGGTGGCGCGTTGCGGGACGTCCCGCTGAAGATCGTCGAGACGATCGAGTACGCCGAAGACGAGGACCCACCGACCGAACCGAGCGAGTGACGCGGCCCGCGTGACTGCCCGGCCCGGGCGAGCATCGACCCGGGAGAGCCGGTGGCTTTTTGTATTACCAATGGTTATCACGCGGTATGGAACTGCCGACCCCAGCGGACCTGCGTGAGCGCCGGACGGATCTCGGACTCACCCAGAGTGAGCTCGCCGACCGCGCCGACGTCTCCCAGCCGTTGATCGCCAGGATCGAAGGTGGCGACGTCGATCCGCGACTCTCGACGCTCCGGCGGATCGTCAACGCACTCCAGGAAGCGGAAGGTGGGATTCTTCGGGCCGGTGATCTGATGAACTCGCCCATCGTCAGCGTCGCGCCCGACGACAGCGTCCACGAGGCGAAACAGTTGATGGACAGCGAAGGCTACTCGCAGGTTCCGGTCATCCGCAACGGCCGGCCGGACGGTCTCATCGGCAACACTGACATCCGCCAGCGTTCGGAGGACAACGTCGGGGAACTCCCCGTCGCCGAAGTGATGCACGAGTCGATCACGACCGTCGAACCGGACGCGACGCTGGAGGAAATCGACACCTATCTGGACCATCACGACGCCGTGCTGGTCGTCGAGAGCGGTGAGACTGTCGGGATCATTACCGACGCCGATATCGCCGCCAACGTCAGCTGATTTTTGTCCGGATTCCATGGCATGTTCGTCTGCCGTGCGTACTGGTGTTTTCGACGTCGTCCGTGCTGTCGCTGGGTGATCGCTTCCGGAGAAAACGTTAAGTACTACCATGTGTAACGTTAGCGTGGAACCGCGCCGGGTGGTTCCCGACGGGAACGACCGTCGTGAACGTCCGGGAGACGCACCGTGCGCAAACGACGAGTATCTCCGCCGATTCTCCGGCGGAGTTTCCGTTTTCACCTGCCCAACAGCTCCGACTGTGTCTCTGCCGGTGTGAGAACCTTGGTATGGCTTCGGAGCGAACCCCGTGTATGTCCAGGCCCGGCCGGTTGCCGGTCGAGTCCACACGCGAGGACCGGATCGTGTGCCACGTCGACATGGACTGTTTTTACGCTGCGTGTGAACGGCTCCGGGAGCCCGCGCTGCGGGACGAACCAGTAATCGTCGGGATGGGATACGAGCCGGGCGAGACGTCGGGCGCAGTGGCGACCGCGAGCTACGAGGCACGCGAACACGGTGTTGAGAGCGCACAGTCGATCGAACAGGCGCTCGAACTCCTGCCCCGGCGCGAGACTGCCGATCCGGACGCGGAGCCGACCGCCTACTACCGGCCCGTCGATATGCCGTATTATGAGGACGTAAGTGAGCAGGTCCGATCCATCCTCGCGGAATACGCCGACGTGCTTCGTGCTGTCAGCATCGACGAGGCGTATCTCGACGTGACCGACCGGACCGACTGGGAGTCCGTCGAGACCTTCGCCACTGAACTGAAGGACGAGATCGCCGAGACGGTCGGTGTCGAAGCGAGCGTCGGTGTCGCGCCGACGATGAGCGCCGCGAAGATCGCAAGCGATTACGACAAACCTGACGGACTCACGGTCGTCGAACCCGGTGATGTCCGATCGTTTCTGGCTCCCCTCCCCGTCGCGGCCGTCCACGAGGTCGGCCCGAAGACAGCAACCGAACTCGCCGAGATGGGGATCGAGACGGCCGGCGACCTCGCGGCGGCCGATCCGGCGGCACTCGCCGATCGCTTCGGTGAACGCGGACGAGCGATTTACCGGTACGCGCGTGGTGAGGACGACCGTGACGTGACGCCGGTCGGGCGACCGAAGAGTCTCTCCCGGGAGTCGTCGTTAGCGCCCGCGGAGGGAGACACGGAGACCGTCCGCGAGCAGGTTCGTACGCTCGCCGAAGCAGTGGCCGACCGGGCGAACCGCCGCGACGCGCTCTATCGGACCATCGGAATCAAAGTCGTCTCCCCGCCCTTCGACATCCACACGCGCGAACGATCGCTGTCCGGGCCAGTCGATCGCCCGGACCTCGTTCGTTCCGTCGCGCTCGACCTCCTTTCGGCGTTCGCTGACCGCGAGGTTCGGAAGGTCGGCGTGTTCGTCTCCGGACTTTCCTTTTCGGCGGGTGACCAGGCGAGTCTCGGCGAGTGGGACGACGCTGGCGGCGACACGGAGACGGTGGCCCACGACGACGAAACGGCCACCAGCTTCCGGTCGCCGTCCGGGAACCAGCGGCTCTCCGGGCAGACGACGCTTGCGGACTTCCGGTGAGTCGGGCTCACTCGAGGCCGCTGTCGAGGTTCTCCAGGAGTTTCCCGGCGAACAGCCCCAGCCGTGGCGAGATGGCGTCGGGATCGTCCGATGGAGCGTCGACCGGATGCGTCTCGAGCGCGCGAACGAACTGCTCGCCGTGAGTCATCGCCGCCATCATGTCGACGACGTCGACGGTCAGGCCCTCGTCGGAAGTGTCCATCTCCGGGTGGCGCTCTTTCTCTTCGGACGTGTAGGCGATGGTCCAGGACGGCCCGCCGACGAGATCGAGGACCGCATCGACGCCACCGACCTCGACGCGATCGCCGTCGCTGGCGACGTAGACGGTCCCGTCCTCGATGATTGTCTCGTACCGGGTCATCGCTGGGTGTCTTCACCCTGAAATGACGGCCTACTCGGATATATACCCTCACGTCCAGTCCCGCAGAACTATTCTCACCTGTCGGTCGCGTCGGACCCGCGTCTGACGATGAATTATGGGTGTCGAGGTCCTGGGCTAGAAAAGAAACGCATGGCTGACAGCGATCAGCGGACGATCACCGTCGCGGAACGCAGCGACGGGCACGGCGGGACTGGTGACGTGGGCCGGCCGGTTTCGCTGCCAGTCGTCGAACTGCTCACCGGGCGCGGGTTCATCACCGGGAAATCGGGCAGCGGGAAGAGCAACTCCGCCTCCGTCGTCGCCGAGAAGCTGCTCGACAACGGCTTTGGACTCCTCATCGTCGACATCGACGGCGAGTACTACGGCCTCAAAGAGGAGTACGAGATCCTCCACGCCGGGGCCGATGACGAGTGTGACATCCAGGTCACGACCGATCACGCCGAGAAACTCGCCACCCTCGCCCTCGAACAGAACGTCCCCATCATCCTCGACATTTCGAGTTATCTCGACGAGGACAAGGCCCGGGAGGTGCTGACGGCCGTTGCCCGCCAGCTGTTCGCGAAGGCCAAAAAGTGCAAACAGCCCTTCCTGTTGCTGGTCGAGGAGATCCACGAGTACATCCCGGAGAAGGGCGGCGTCGACGAGTGTGGGAAGATGCTGATCAAGATCGGCAAGCGCGGGCGCAAACACGGCCTGGGGATCGTCGGCATCAGCCAGCGACCGGCCGACGTCAAGAAGGACTTCATTACTCAGTGTGACTGGCTAGTCTGGCACCGGCTCACCTGGAACAACGACACCAAGGTCGTCAGTCGTATCCTCGATGGCGCATATGCCGACGCTGTCGAGGACTTAGCTGACGGCGAAGCGTTCCTGATGACTGACTGGGCCGAAGCAGTCGAGCGCGTCCAGTTTTATCGGAAGAAGACCTTCGACGCGGGCGCGACGCCTGGTCTGGAAGACTTCGAGCGCCCGGATCTCAAGTCCGTCAGCGACGACCTCGTCTCCGAACTGAAGTCGATCACCGACGAGCGTGCGGAGACCGAGGACCGGATCGCCGAACTCCGGGCGGAACTCGACCGCAAGAACTCCCGGATCGCCGAACTCGAACGTGAACTCCAGGACGCCCGTGACATGAGCCGGATGGCTGACCAGTTCGTCGATGCGCTGGTCGAGCACGTCGATGGGCCGAATCCGGGTCGGACCGAACAGGCAAAGCTTCGGGACAGTCATGCACGCAAGCAGAGCCAGGACGCGGACGACACCGACGACGGGCAAGCTACGTTCGGGCCCGACAGCCCCACGGACGACGTCACAGCCGACGGGTCAGGGACAGCCACGCCGGACGGTGCGGGCGGGAACGGCACGGAAGCAACTGTCGCCGATGCCTTCGAGTCCTTTGGGGACTTCGTCCCTGCGGAAGCGTCCGTCGATTCCACCACCGTGACTGACGCAAGTGACGCCCCCGCAGAGGCCGGCGATACCACTGCTGGCGCTAGCGACAACGAGGACACGGCAACGAGCCAGGAAGTCTCGATCGACGAGGTCCCCGACTTCGTGGGCCGACTCCGGGCTGAAGTCCGCTCGCTCGAACCCAAGACCCAGAAGATGCTGTCGTACTATCGCGACCAGGGACCGGCGTCGCCGTTGGACGCCCACTTCGTTGCCGGGGGCTCGGGCGATCGAACCCACGCCTACGCCCGCAATCGGACGCTCCGGACAGCCGAGTTGATCGAACACGTCGGCCAGGGTGCCTACGACTACCGCCTGCCAGCACTCCTCGAAGAGCGCGCCAAGCGTGCGCCCGAGGATGTCGACGACGCGGATCTCGACACCTACGTCGACGTGATCGAAGCGACCGTCGACGAGTTCTGATCCTTGCAAAACGACGGTTCCCGAAGCGGTGACTCGACTACGGCTCCCACGTCGTCAGTGGCTGCGTCTGCGAAGACGTGGGCGACTTCCAGATGAGTTTGACTGCTTCCACATCGCTCAAGCTGTGGGAGGAGGAAGCGTCGAAGTAGTTCGACACCGGCGGACTCCCACTGCCAAAGTAGATTGCCCACGAGTCAGTCGCCGAAATCGATGAAGTGCTCCCGTAGGCCGAGGATCCGTCGGCAAACGCATACCGCTCCTCGCTGCCTGTGTACGAGACCAACGCAACGAGTGTCCCTGCATCCGCAGCCTCCCCACCGTCGTGTTCGATCACCACGGCGTCTGACTGCGCTGAAATGTCCCAACTGGTGCTAGGCGGCTGGTTCTCCGGCATGTCCATGTTCATCACGAACGTGCCGACCACAGCCGCGAGTAACACCGTGATCGCAACCATTAGAATCACTCCAATGACTGGCGATACCCCCCGGTCGTCTACCCCATGGTTCGCGCGCATCGCAATCCGTAATACATTCCGCTAATACAAATATTTTTATATTTATTCATGGAGTATATGGCGCGGTAATAGCTCTGGCGTTTCATTCTGGAATTACTTGGATCCAGGCCGTCACTGCGTGGACGCGATAAGCCGGCCACGGTGGCTGAGTCCGCCGAAATATCGAGGATTTGGACTCGATCGTCCGATAGATCTATTGAATGCGAATATGTTTGTTTCCGCACTACCAGGGTGGTTTGTTATGTGTATGTCTATGAATATTTATAATATACTGCCAACAGCATTTCAATCACGTATGGCAGTATTTTCCGTTTACGTGTGAAAATTACAATATAATTTGGATGGAAGATATTTTGAATGGTATAGTCTTTTACAATATTTGTGTTGAAAATATACGGAAAGTATACATTCACTACAATCATCATATATGATTGGGTCGGTCGTCGCCGACCCAGGCGATACGCCACGGTCCTCGTTTCCCCCGACGTGGACTGACTGTGTGTATCTGGACGACCGGATGCCATTTTCCCCCTCTCCGGTCGTCCATGTTTCCGCCAATCCTCCCCTGTTGGCAGTGGTTGATGGCCCAAGAATCAACGCCCCTGCATCGAATCGGTCTGCCTGATTTTCATTGCCATCGGAGCGTCACCCGCGGTTGCTAGCCAACAGAACCATGTGCTCACACCGTAACTGGTACCATGACGCACATGGACTTTGATCAGTATCCCTCGGTTTCGTTGCACAACGTCGCGGAGATTGAACCTGCCGGGTGGGTTCCGGACGGTGATCGCCTTTGCCGGGTGCCGGCGGCGTACGGCAAAGAGATGAACGAGGATGCAGCACACCGGGTTCGCCATGCCACGGCCAGCGAGGTCCGGTTCGTCCCGACCGAAGAAGACGCGGAGATCGAAGTGACACTTTCGGCGGTCGAAGACACACAATTTCGGACTTTCTGGGGCGTCTTCCAACCGTGGCAGCCGACCGAGGTCGGCCAGACACCGGAAACGTTCACGTTCACCATTCCGGAGCGACTCCGCGAGATCGTGACCACCGATGACACCGGACGCTTCGATCCAGCAGTCTGCCGGATTCGCTTCGAGCGCCGGACTGCGGTCGCGATCCACGACGTCTCCGGCGACTGTCGACCCCCGAAGCCGGATGAACTGCCGGACCAGCGCTATCTGGCCTACGGAACCTCGATCACGGAAGGGGCGGCCGCATCAGCGCTCCACACGGACTACGTGACTCACGTCGCCCGTGATCTGGGGGCCGATCTGCTCAACTTCGGCTGCTCGGGATCAGCCTACGCCGACGCGGCGATGGCAGACTACATCGCTACCCGTGACGATTGGGACTTCGCAACGCTCGAGCTCTCGGTGAACATGGCCAACGCGGATTTCACGCCGGCCGAGTTCCACGAGCGCGTCGAGTATTTCGTCAATACGATCGCGGATGCACACCCGGAGAAACCGATCGCGTGTATCACGCTGTTCCCGTACTTCGACGACCTCGCGGAGTCGGGCGATCAAGACCACGCCACCGCGTTCCGCAATGCGGTGCGCGATGTGGTCGCTGACGCCGCACACGAGAATCTCCACGTGGTCGAGGGGACTGATCTCAACGATATCACCGGGTTGACCGCTGATCTGCTTCACCCCGGGGATGCCGGAATGGAACGGATCGGAACCCGACTGGCCGACCGTCTCGAAGAAATCCTCGACTGAAAGACATCG contains:
- a CDS encoding DUF555 domain-containing protein, with the protein product MNYLVALEAAWLVRDVENIDDAIGVAVSEAGKRLNDQDMDYVEVEVGATTCPACAEPFDSAFIAADTALVGLVLEMKVFNAESTEHAQRIAKSEIGGALRDVPLKIVETIEYAEDEDPPTEPSE
- a CDS encoding CBS domain-containing protein — encoded protein: MELPTPADLRERRTDLGLTQSELADRADVSQPLIARIEGGDVDPRLSTLRRIVNALQEAEGGILRAGDLMNSPIVSVAPDDSVHEAKQLMDSEGYSQVPVIRNGRPDGLIGNTDIRQRSEDNVGELPVAEVMHESITTVEPDATLEEIDTYLDHHDAVLVVESGETVGIITDADIAANVS
- the dinB gene encoding DNA polymerase IV; protein product: MSRPGRLPVESTREDRIVCHVDMDCFYAACERLREPALRDEPVIVGMGYEPGETSGAVATASYEAREHGVESAQSIEQALELLPRRETADPDAEPTAYYRPVDMPYYEDVSEQVRSILAEYADVLRAVSIDEAYLDVTDRTDWESVETFATELKDEIAETVGVEASVGVAPTMSAAKIASDYDKPDGLTVVEPGDVRSFLAPLPVAAVHEVGPKTATELAEMGIETAGDLAAADPAALADRFGERGRAIYRYARGEDDRDVTPVGRPKSLSRESSLAPAEGDTETVREQVRTLAEAVADRANRRDALYRTIGIKVVSPPFDIHTRERSLSGPVDRPDLVRSVALDLLSAFADREVRKVGVFVSGLSFSAGDQASLGEWDDAGGDTETVAHDDETATSFRSPSGNQRLSGQTTLADFR
- a CDS encoding helicase HerA domain-containing protein — its product is MADSDQRTITVAERSDGHGGTGDVGRPVSLPVVELLTGRGFITGKSGSGKSNSASVVAEKLLDNGFGLLIVDIDGEYYGLKEEYEILHAGADDECDIQVTTDHAEKLATLALEQNVPIILDISSYLDEDKAREVLTAVARQLFAKAKKCKQPFLLLVEEIHEYIPEKGGVDECGKMLIKIGKRGRKHGLGIVGISQRPADVKKDFITQCDWLVWHRLTWNNDTKVVSRILDGAYADAVEDLADGEAFLMTDWAEAVERVQFYRKKTFDAGATPGLEDFERPDLKSVSDDLVSELKSITDERAETEDRIAELRAELDRKNSRIAELERELQDARDMSRMADQFVDALVEHVDGPNPGRTEQAKLRDSHARKQSQDADDTDDGQATFGPDSPTDDVTADGSGTATPDGAGGNGTEATVADAFESFGDFVPAEASVDSTTVTDASDAPAEAGDTTAGASDNEDTATSQEVSIDEVPDFVGRLRAEVRSLEPKTQKMLSYYRDQGPASPLDAHFVAGGSGDRTHAYARNRTLRTAELIEHVGQGAYDYRLPALLEERAKRAPEDVDDADLDTYVDVIEATVDEF
- a CDS encoding type IV pilin N-terminal domain-containing protein, whose amino-acid sequence is MVAITVLLAAVVGTFVMNMDMPENQPPSTSWDISAQSDAVVIEHDGGEAADAGTLVALVSYTGSEERYAFADGSSAYGSTSSISATDSWAIYFGSGSPPVSNYFDASSSHSLSDVEAVKLIWKSPTSSQTQPLTTWEP
- a CDS encoding SGNH/GDSL hydrolase family protein; translation: MDFDQYPSVSLHNVAEIEPAGWVPDGDRLCRVPAAYGKEMNEDAAHRVRHATASEVRFVPTEEDAEIEVTLSAVEDTQFRTFWGVFQPWQPTEVGQTPETFTFTIPERLREIVTTDDTGRFDPAVCRIRFERRTAVAIHDVSGDCRPPKPDELPDQRYLAYGTSITEGAAASALHTDYVTHVARDLGADLLNFGCSGSAYADAAMADYIATRDDWDFATLELSVNMANADFTPAEFHERVEYFVNTIADAHPEKPIACITLFPYFDDLAESGDQDHATAFRNAVRDVVADAAHENLHVVEGTDLNDITGLTADLLHPGDAGMERIGTRLADRLEEILD